From a region of the Mauremys mutica isolate MM-2020 ecotype Southern chromosome 12, ASM2049712v1, whole genome shotgun sequence genome:
- the MRPL27 gene encoding 39S ribosomal protein L27, mitochondrial: MAVLGRLAAANRLLLAAPQVTAIAVRCASKKSGGSSKNLGGRSPGKRYGYKKTEGAFVHAGNTLATQRIIRWHPGAHVGIGCNKTLYALEDGIVRFTKEVYVPPPRSQESREVICRLPKGVVLYKTFINVVPTKEGGSFKLVTML; this comes from the exons ATGGCGGTGCTGGGGCGGCTGGCGGCGGCGAACAGGCTGC TTTTGGCTGCTCCGCAGGTGACTGCGATTGCAGTGCGATGCGCATCCAAGAAGAGTGGAGGCAGCTCAAAAAATCTCGGTGGCCGCAGCCCCGGGAAACGCTATGGCTATAAGAAAACAGAGG GCGCCTTTGTTCATGCAGGCAACACATTAGCCACCCAACGGATAATACGCTGGCATCCAGGGGCTCAT GTGGGGATAGGTTGTAACAAGACTCTCTATGCTCTGGAAGATGGGATTGTGCGATTCACCAAGGAGGTCTATGTGCCACCACCGCGCAGCCAAGAGAGCAGGGAAGTGATCTGCCGTCTCCCAAAAGGGGTGGTGCTTTACAAAACCTTCATCAACGTTGTCCCCACCAAAGAAGGGGGGAGCTTCAAGCTAGTCACCATGCTCTGA
- the EME1 gene encoding crossover junction endonuclease EME1, whose product MALQSDESDVEDLPKFTFLKEQPPAGKSGSCQPPSKERVVVICSSDSEESSPPSPGLEKFPGNQDSDRASSCKDAIARLSSESEEEEEIIPLSERLRGKLVNSESSKTSILLSEAQQPSSCDAVCKARDTVLRQNYEQVVTDCREQLLPKASDTQTKTPVSSWEISDSDQDDATEDSKRVPLHRPPVCLSDSPARSSRPLVAEASSEMSPPQKKSKHSQEERERARQAALQRRREREVQKEQREQDRERKKALANMLKAQRPEECLKHITVVLDPVLLQIEGGGQVLSALQAMNCGCVIESQAVPCSITWRRRRAGSSQVEEGSWIEEPNILVLLRLEDFVSMIYSYRQEVQGGTEGPKETLRSFVACVMERAPGKTLALAVVELEKYFRSHKVQSRKKLRQAVLNGSQVEGQGKQKKRKGKRDSGPELSRVEVEEALVDLQLHTGVQVRILESWKELGDFASTFTKAVAEAPFKQEREKTGFSFYLESEWCRGVKVDRSGKGLSQVWKRQIQQFNRVSLEMASAIVAAYPSPLLLDQAYRRCLSEREQQNLLADIPVRRGNGVTATSRRIGPELSKRIYLQMTSHHPDLSLDVTG is encoded by the exons ATGGCCCTGCAGTCGGATGAGAGCGACGTTGAGGACCTGCCAAAGTTCACTTTTCTAAAGGAACAGCCTCCTGCGGGAAAAAGCGGCAGCTGCCAGCCTCCTTCAAAGGAGAGAGTTGTGGTGATCTGCAGCTCTGACTCTGAGGaatcctctcctccttccccggGGTTGGAAAAGTTCCCTGGCAACCAGGATTCTGACCGAGCCAGCTCTTGTAAGGATGCGATTGCAAGGCTGAGCAGTGagagtgaggaggaagaggagataaTACCCTTGTCTGAAAGACTAAGGGGGAAATTGGTGAACAGCGAGTCCTCCAAAACTAGTATTTTGCTTTCTGAGGCCCAGCAACCGAGTAGCTGTGATGCAGTGTGTAAAGCTAGGGATACTGTGCTCCGTCAGAACTATGAACAGGTGGTTACTGACTGCAGAGAACAGTTGCTGCCAAAGGCTTCTGACACCCAGACAAAAACCCCTGTCTCATCCTGGGAAATTTCAGATAGTGACCAAGATGATGCCACAGAGGATTCCAAGAGGGTACCTTTGCACCGGCCTCCAGTTTGCCTGTCAGACTCTCCAGCCCGGAGCAGCAGGCCTCTGGTGGCAGAGGCAAGTTCAGAAATGTCTCCCCCTCAGAAGAAGTCAAAACACAgccaggaggagagagagagggctcgTCAGGCTGCGTTGCAGAGGAGGAGAGAGCGGGAAGTGCAGAAGGAGCAGCGGGAACAGGACCGAGAGAGGAAAAAGGCACTTGCCAACATGCTGAAGGCCCAGCGACCAGAAGAGTGCCTGAAGCACATAACAGTGGTGCTGGATCCAG TTCTCTTGCAGATAGAAGGAGGTGGGCAAGTCCTCAGTGCTTTGCAGGCCATGAACTGTGGCTGTGTGATTGAGAGTCAGGCTGTTCCCTGTAGCatcacctggaggaggaggagggctgggTCATCTCAG GTTGAAGAAGGCAGCTGGATAGAAGAACCCAATATCCTGGTTCTGCTTCGCCTGGAGGATTTTGTATCCATGATCTACAGCTACAGGCAG GAAGTCCAGGGTGGCACAGAAGGACCAAAAGAGACTTTACGGAGCTTCGTAGCTTGTGTCATGGAGAGAGCTCCTGGGAAAACTCTAGCACTGGCTGTAGTTGAACTAGAAAAATATTTCAG ATCTCACAAAGTTCAGTCCCGGAAGAAGCTGCGGCAGGCAGTGCTGAATGGAAGCCAAGTAGAAGGACAAGGGAAACAGAAAAAACGGAAGGGAAAGCGGGATTCTGGCCCAGAGCTGTCCAGGGTGGAAGTGGAAGAA GCATTGGTCGATCTGCAGCTTCACACAGGAGTCCAGGTTAGAATCCTCGAGAGTTGGAAGGAACTTGGAGACTTTGCCAGTACGTTCACCAAAGCAGTAGCTGAAGCACCATTCAA gcaagAGCGAGAAAAGACCGGCTTCTCCTTCTACCTGGAGAGTGAGTGGTGTAGAGGGGTGAAGGTGGACCGCTCAGGGAAGGGACTCTCGCAGGTTTGGAAGAGGCAGATCCAACAGTTCAACCGGGTCAGTCTGGAGATGGCCAGCGCCATTGTGGCCGCATACCCTTCTCCGCTGCTTCTGGATCAG GCCTATCGTAGATGCCTTTCAGAGCGGGAGCAACAGAACCTTCTCGCTGACATACCTGTGCGCCGTGGCAATGGCGTAACTGCCACATCACGGCGGATTGGACCAGAACTCTCCAAACGGATTTACCTGCAGATGACCTCTCACCATCCTGATCTCTCTCTTGATGTAACTGGCTAG